The genomic DNA ATATCCCGTCCACCGGCTGGCCCGACGTGAGGTCGGAAACGAATGTCTTGGTCATAACAGCATCTTTCGAGGTATCAAAATCATGTATGAAAACGATGTTTCTAACTTAAGGGGCGGGTCGACTCTGTGTTGTTATATTGGTGACACAACACCCCTCATACCTCTCTGGTATCCTCCTTATCCCCGCCTTTTCCTCTTCGCCCCGCTTGCATCAATCCACCACCATAACGGCTCCAGGCCCTGCCTGGTCGACCTACATGCCGCCGGAGACGTAGAAACAGTGGCCGGTGGCGAAAGACGCGTAATCGGACGCCAGGAGGATCACCAGCGGGGCGACGTCCTCGGGCACGCCCACCCTGCCCAGGGGAATCATGCCTTCGAATTTCTCCCTGCGCGCCTGTGTCGTGAACTTCTCATGGAAGGGCGTGTCGATCACCCCCGGCCCCACACCGACGACGCGGATATTGTGACCCGCGACTTCCTTCGCCATGCCGACGGTCATAGTATTCATGGCGCCCTTGGCGGCGGCGTATGCGCCGGAGCCGGGACCCCCGCCGGTATATGCGGCGATGGAGGAGATATTGATGATCACACCGTTACGCTTCGGTATCATGGATTTGAAGGCCTCACGGCTGCACAGAAACACCGAGCGAAGGTTCACCTCCATGACCCGATCCCAGGTTGACACATCCATCTCGGAGATGGGCGACCGTTTGATCATGGAGCCTGCGTTGTTGACGAGAATTTCGGGAAAATCGCCGTAGCGGTCCTTCACCTCCCCGAACATCCGGATCACGT from Candidatus Zymogenaceae bacterium includes the following:
- a CDS encoding glucose 1-dehydrogenase, whose amino-acid sequence is MDVRLDGKIMLVTGASLGIGRAIASLAAESGARVAANYYNSAEEAKGLVDEVEGKGGECVAVRADVSREEDVIRMFGEVKDRYGDFPEILVNNAGSMIKRSPISEMDVSTWDRVMEVNLRSVFLCSREAFKSMIPKRNGVIINISSIAAYTGGGPGSGAYAAAKGAMNTMTVGMAKEVAGHNIRVVGVGPGVIDTPFHEKFTTQARREKFEGMIPLGRVGVPEDVAPLVILLASDYASFATGHCFYVSGGM